In the genome of Nocardia sp. NBC_00416, one region contains:
- a CDS encoding 2'-5' RNA ligase family protein: MNAKHPFPLGRPSSTAEAAAIRANDWAAFRDLEFLSDHWTTKAWAPGRTGYYWYLTFHDPALADLTQQCQKRLEHDGIDLVPRDGLHVTLLGLGRADQVSDEQLAQITAEASARLSTLAPFELAVGPLTGSRSALRFSVTPWDPLLELHHMLRAATAGSQRARRLAETADFRPHLGIGYISRTLDVASVIGDVAALRALPPVTVRVDSVDLVELRREGRAYRWTDLAVLPLGGTSSLRRREAASGARPNLQ; this comes from the coding sequence ATGAATGCGAAGCATCCGTTTCCGCTCGGTCGCCCTTCCTCGACGGCCGAAGCCGCGGCGATTCGTGCGAACGACTGGGCGGCCTTCCGCGACCTCGAATTTCTGTCCGATCATTGGACGACCAAGGCGTGGGCTCCCGGCCGAACCGGCTACTACTGGTATCTGACCTTCCACGATCCCGCGTTGGCCGACCTCACACAGCAGTGTCAGAAACGTCTGGAACACGACGGTATCGACCTCGTTCCCCGGGATGGCCTGCACGTCACTTTGCTCGGCCTCGGTCGTGCCGACCAAGTCTCCGATGAACAGCTCGCACAGATCACCGCCGAGGCGAGCGCACGACTGTCCACGCTTGCTCCGTTCGAGCTCGCGGTCGGGCCGCTGACCGGATCTCGCAGTGCGCTGCGCTTTTCCGTCACTCCGTGGGATCCGCTGCTCGAATTGCATCACATGTTGCGCGCAGCGACTGCTGGTTCCCAGCGTGCCCGCAGGCTCGCCGAAACCGCAGACTTTCGACCTCACCTCGGGATCGGATACATCAGCCGGACTCTCGACGTCGCATCCGTGATCGGTGACGTCGCTGCGTTGCGAGCATTGCCGCCGGTGACGGTCCGTGTGGACAGTGTCGACCTGGTCGAGCTGAGGCGCGAAGGACGGGCATATCGCTGGACCGACCTCGCGGTGCTTCCCTTGGGCGGGACCTCATCCCTCCGGCGCAGAGAAGCCGCGAGCGGTGCACGACCAAACTTGCAATGA
- a CDS encoding alpha/beta fold hydrolase: MNTRPQATPILFLSGAGLPAWIWDDVRASLPVESVVAAYPKRDGATLHDYADTALAQAPDGPFTIVAHSIGGVVAGEITAMAPDRVDGLLGIAASIPAAGTSFLGALPTPQRFVVGAIMRLAGTRPPEKVIRSGLCAGLGDAEIARVVAEFEPESQRLYRDGVSPRTFPARSGYVTTTIDREIPLASQRKHAAELNPDFRREMPTGHLPMLQDSASLTRILQEFAAGA, from the coding sequence ATGAACACCAGACCGCAGGCGACACCGATCCTTTTCCTCAGCGGTGCCGGGCTTCCAGCCTGGATCTGGGACGACGTTCGCGCGTCCCTGCCCGTCGAATCGGTGGTCGCCGCCTATCCGAAGCGCGACGGCGCGACCCTCCACGACTACGCCGACACCGCTCTGGCACAAGCACCCGACGGGCCGTTCACCATCGTGGCGCACTCCATCGGCGGCGTCGTGGCCGGCGAGATCACGGCGATGGCACCCGATCGCGTCGACGGCCTGCTCGGCATCGCCGCGTCGATCCCCGCCGCCGGAACGTCATTCCTCGGCGCACTGCCCACGCCACAACGCTTTGTCGTCGGCGCGATCATGCGGCTCGCCGGAACCCGGCCTCCCGAGAAAGTGATTCGCTCCGGGCTGTGCGCGGGGCTCGGCGACGCCGAGATCGCGCGCGTCGTCGCGGAGTTCGAACCGGAATCGCAGCGCCTCTACCGGGACGGCGTATCGCCGCGCACATTTCCGGCCCGCAGCGGATACGTCACGACCACGATCGACCGGGAGATCCCCCTCGCGTCGCAACGAAAGCATGCCGCCGAGCTCAACCCGGATTTCCGCCGCGAGATGCCGACGGGACACCTGCCGATGCTGCAGGACTCGGCGTCGCTGACGCGGATCCTCCAAGAGTTCGCGGCCGGGGCCTGA
- a CDS encoding Fic family protein, which yields MSPAVWCSSVLLGRLDCARDSSQLLRHIAAYTAPDAVAVSDLMAELVDWLDAAEASHPLVRAAMAHLHLVSIHPWADGNGRMSRSLQTLMIAREGVLAPEFSAIEAWLGRPGNTWEYYQVLKRRGSEYRPDQDVSEWIRFNLTAYENLNLRDLRELVRREILEPVGRTRARFYVAGARFPESVSEVARTPTTLSDPYVVG from the coding sequence GTGTCGCCTGCGGTCTGGTGTTCATCTGTTCTCCTCGGACGGCTCGATTGCGCTCGTGACAGTAGTCAGCTGCTCCGACATATCGCCGCGTATACCGCTCCGGACGCGGTGGCGGTGTCCGACCTCATGGCCGAATTGGTGGACTGGCTCGACGCAGCGGAAGCGTCGCATCCGCTGGTTCGGGCCGCGATGGCGCACCTGCATCTCGTATCCATACATCCTTGGGCCGACGGAAATGGCCGGATGTCGCGCTCATTGCAGACGTTGATGATCGCGCGGGAGGGCGTGCTGGCGCCGGAGTTCTCCGCGATCGAGGCATGGCTCGGCCGACCCGGCAATACCTGGGAGTACTACCAGGTTCTGAAGCGTCGCGGCAGCGAGTACCGGCCGGATCAAGATGTCTCGGAGTGGATCCGGTTCAATCTGACCGCCTACGAGAACCTGAACCTCCGGGACCTGCGTGAGCTCGTGCGTAGAGAGATTCTGGAACCGGTGGGGCGCACTCGCGCCCGCTTCTATGTCGCGGGTGCGCGGTTTCCCGAGTCGGTGTCGGAGGTCGCGCGGACGCCGACGACGTTGAGCGATCCCTACGTCGTCGGCTGA
- a CDS encoding EamA family transporter produces MNLSFYAAIERIPLGMAVTIEFLGPLCVSLFTSWRPANLILAAAAGAGVLFLTDFGSTASWTGIAFAVLSGLGWAGYIVFGKAVARYTATNDALALALGLGTLVAVPMLLTGAADLRLDPWFLAGAVAIAVLTSLVPHAIELNALRKMDVSTFGVMMSMGPAVAALVGLLLLGEGLQPLQWTGIALVVLASAGATLADARPSVPSEIASLPPEEPAALRQQ; encoded by the coding sequence ATGAATCTCAGCTTCTACGCCGCCATCGAACGCATCCCGCTCGGGATGGCGGTCACCATCGAATTCCTCGGCCCGCTGTGCGTCAGCCTTTTCACGTCCTGGCGCCCGGCCAATCTGATACTCGCCGCGGCCGCGGGCGCCGGGGTGCTGTTCCTCACCGATTTCGGGAGCACGGCCTCCTGGACCGGGATCGCCTTCGCAGTGCTCTCCGGCCTCGGCTGGGCCGGCTACATCGTGTTCGGCAAGGCGGTGGCCCGCTACACCGCGACCAACGACGCCCTCGCGCTCGCCCTCGGGCTCGGCACCCTGGTCGCCGTGCCGATGCTGCTGACCGGAGCCGCGGATCTCCGGCTCGACCCCTGGTTCCTGGCGGGGGCCGTCGCGATCGCCGTCCTCACTTCACTCGTCCCGCACGCGATCGAACTGAACGCGCTGCGCAAGATGGATGTCTCGACCTTCGGCGTGATGATGAGCATGGGCCCCGCCGTCGCCGCGCTCGTCGGGCTGCTGCTGCTCGGCGAGGGCCTGCAGCCGCTGCAATGGACGGGCATCGCCCTGGTGGTCCTCGCGAGCGCCGGTGCGACCCTCGCCGACGCCCGCCCATCCGTCCCATCCGAAATCGCGTCGCTGCCCCCGGAAGAGCCTGCCGCGCTGCGGCAGCAGTGA
- a CDS encoding thiolase family protein — translation MQSAVIVDVVRTPSGKGKVGGGLSGVHPATLLAGVLGELIARNDLDPALVDDVIGGCVTQSGEQAFNISRTAVLAAGFPESVPATTVDRQCGSSQQAAHFAAQGVISGAYDIAIACGVESMSRVPMFSNAQGQDANRGPIAHRYPEGLVQQGVAAEILAARWNFDRAALDEFAARSHRLAAETAAAGGFDRELVAAGELTADETIRAGSTPEKLAGLKPAFADEQYTRRFPEIDWSITPGNSSPLTDGASAALIMSERMAAKLGLRARARFHSFSVVGDDPLLMLTAVVPASKKVLERAGLGIDDIDAYEVNEAFAPVPLVWQHELKADPAKLNPRGGAIALGHPLGASGVRILATLVNHLEQTGGRYALQTMCEAGGLANATIIERL, via the coding sequence ATGCAGTCCGCCGTCATCGTCGATGTGGTTCGTACGCCGTCCGGGAAGGGCAAGGTGGGCGGCGGGTTGTCCGGGGTGCATCCCGCGACCCTGCTGGCCGGGGTGCTCGGTGAGCTGATCGCCCGTAATGATCTGGATCCCGCCCTGGTCGACGATGTGATCGGCGGCTGCGTGACCCAGAGCGGGGAGCAGGCGTTCAATATCTCCCGCACCGCCGTACTCGCGGCCGGGTTCCCCGAATCGGTGCCGGCCACCACCGTGGACCGGCAGTGCGGTTCCAGCCAGCAGGCCGCGCATTTCGCGGCGCAGGGCGTGATCTCGGGTGCGTACGACATCGCCATCGCCTGCGGTGTGGAGTCGATGAGCCGGGTGCCGATGTTCTCCAACGCGCAGGGGCAGGACGCCAATCGCGGGCCGATCGCGCACCGGTATCCGGAAGGTCTGGTGCAGCAGGGCGTGGCGGCCGAGATCCTGGCCGCCCGTTGGAACTTCGATCGGGCCGCCCTCGACGAATTCGCCGCGCGGTCGCATCGGCTGGCGGCCGAGACCGCTGCGGCCGGCGGATTCGACCGGGAACTTGTCGCCGCCGGCGAGCTGACCGCCGACGAAACCATTCGCGCCGGGTCCACCCCCGAAAAGCTCGCGGGGCTGAAACCGGCGTTCGCCGACGAGCAGTACACGCGGCGGTTTCCGGAGATCGACTGGTCCATCACGCCGGGCAACTCCTCGCCGCTCACCGACGGCGCTTCGGCGGCGCTCATCATGAGCGAGCGGATGGCCGCGAAGCTGGGGCTGCGGGCGCGGGCCCGTTTCCACTCGTTCTCGGTGGTGGGCGACGATCCGCTGCTCATGCTCACCGCGGTGGTGCCCGCGTCGAAGAAGGTGCTGGAGCGGGCCGGGCTCGGAATCGACGATATAGACGCCTACGAGGTGAACGAGGCGTTCGCGCCCGTGCCGCTGGTCTGGCAGCACGAGCTGAAGGCCGACCCGGCGAAGCTCAATCCGCGCGGCGGGGCGATCGCCCTCGGTCATCCGCTCGGCGCCTCGGGTGTGCGGATCCTCGCCACGTTGGTCAACCATCTCGAGCAGACCGGCGGACGCTACGCCTTGCAGACCATGTGTGAGGCGGGCGGTCTGGCGAACGCCACCATCATCGAGCGGCTCTGA
- a CDS encoding C40 family peptidase, producing MESVPLVRKHVAVLATLAAAAGAFLCTAAPAEARPVAVPGLGIFEVPDQIPLPAGIPGIGSPPWAPQFAPAPPVGDIAVAAARSKLGAPYVSGGTGPNTFDCSGLVKWAYQQAGVDVPRTSWSQLSAGTPVPLDQLRVGDVLSYSGGGHSALYAGDGLVIHAATSTVEVSPMSYSPVVGARRF from the coding sequence ATGGAGTCAGTACCGCTAGTCCGAAAACACGTGGCCGTCCTGGCCACCCTCGCTGCCGCGGCCGGCGCCTTTCTCTGCACGGCCGCTCCCGCCGAAGCTCGACCGGTCGCAGTTCCCGGTCTCGGCATATTCGAAGTTCCCGATCAGATTCCCCTACCGGCCGGAATCCCCGGCATCGGTTCGCCGCCATGGGCGCCCCAGTTCGCGCCCGCCCCGCCCGTCGGCGATATCGCGGTGGCGGCGGCGCGCAGCAAGCTCGGCGCCCCGTACGTATCCGGCGGCACCGGCCCGAACACCTTCGACTGTTCAGGGCTGGTGAAGTGGGCCTACCAGCAAGCAGGCGTGGACGTGCCGCGCACCAGCTGGTCCCAACTATCCGCCGGCACCCCGGTACCGCTCGACCAGCTACGCGTCGGCGATGTGCTCTCCTACAGCGGCGGTGGACATTCCGCGTTGTACGCCGGTGACGGCCTGGTGATCCACGCGGCGACCTCGACAGTCGAGGTGTCGCCCATGTCGTATTCGCCCGTGGTCGGAGCACGTCGCTTCTGA
- a CDS encoding helix-turn-helix domain-containing protein, whose product MLQEFGDVIDAIGPRLRELRRRNGTTLAALSEVTGIPVSTLSRLESGQRKPSLELLLPLAKAHHVPLDELVDAPETGDPRVHARPVTRHGQTFIPLTRKPGGLQAYKQILSGRAAAEPDLRTHEGYHWLYVLNGKLRLILGDRDMVLTPGEVAEFDTHLPHWFGNADEHPVEYLSIYGPQGERFHIKASYRPS is encoded by the coding sequence ATGCTTCAGGAGTTCGGCGATGTCATCGATGCGATCGGGCCGCGGCTGCGCGAACTGCGCCGCCGCAACGGCACCACACTGGCCGCTCTGTCGGAGGTCACCGGCATCCCGGTGAGCACCCTCTCACGGCTGGAGTCCGGGCAGCGCAAACCCAGCCTCGAGCTGCTGCTCCCCCTCGCCAAGGCCCATCACGTTCCGCTCGACGAACTGGTCGACGCACCGGAGACCGGCGACCCGCGAGTACACGCCCGCCCGGTGACCCGGCACGGCCAGACCTTCATCCCACTGACCCGCAAGCCCGGCGGCCTCCAGGCCTACAAACAGATCCTGTCCGGCCGCGCGGCCGCCGAACCCGACCTGCGCACCCACGAGGGCTACCACTGGCTCTACGTACTCAACGGCAAATTGCGGCTGATCCTGGGCGATCGGGACATGGTCCTGACACCCGGCGAGGTCGCCGAATTCGATACGCACCTCCCGCATTGGTTCGGCAATGCCGACGAGCATCCCGTCGAGTACCTGAGCATCTACGGCCCCCAGGGCGAACGGTTCCACATCAAGGCGAGCTATCGGCCGTCGTAA
- a CDS encoding class I SAM-dependent methyltransferase, translating into MDQQFWDEMYGESEQRFSGLPNDALVTEVTGVEPGQVLDLGCGEGADAYWLAEQGWKVTAVDISQVALDRAAAGHPEISWQRADITVTPLPARSFDLVSAHYFPIAHEPDHATLRGVLDAVAPGGALLFVSHDPTEFPEPQDHQHHFDPYAYYQPAEIVALLDDEWTVEVDDVRDRNRPAAGHQIKDLVLRVRRAG; encoded by the coding sequence ATGGACCAGCAGTTCTGGGACGAGATGTACGGCGAGAGCGAGCAGCGGTTCAGCGGGCTGCCCAATGACGCCCTGGTCACCGAGGTGACCGGAGTAGAGCCCGGCCAGGTCCTGGACCTGGGCTGCGGCGAGGGCGCGGACGCGTACTGGCTGGCCGAACAGGGCTGGAAGGTGACAGCTGTGGATATCTCGCAGGTGGCGCTGGACCGGGCGGCCGCCGGGCATCCGGAGATCTCCTGGCAGCGGGCCGACATCACGGTGACGCCGCTGCCGGCGAGGTCGTTCGATCTGGTCTCGGCGCACTATTTCCCGATCGCGCACGAACCCGATCACGCCACCCTGCGCGGTGTGCTCGACGCGGTGGCGCCGGGCGGTGCGCTGCTGTTCGTCTCGCACGATCCCACCGAATTCCCCGAACCGCAGGATCACCAGCACCACTTCGATCCCTACGCCTACTACCAGCCCGCCGAGATCGTCGCACTGCTCGACGACGAATGGACCGTCGAGGTGGACGATGTGCGCGACCGCAATCGTCCGGCGGCCGGGCATCAGATCAAGGACCTCGTCCTGCGGGTGCGGCGCGCGGGCTGA
- a CDS encoding CocE/NonD family hydrolase, with product MRLYRVHGLAAAAATVVVVLTVILVVMAQSARHHVDRDTAPAVSAAELGEQWTALHDGPQPYPETQIDKDVLISMSDGVVLKADVYRPAAAGGQAETRPLPTIVTMTPYSKMMSSLIDSAMGNPEVRQWTMDLVRRINLSGTPISGFEDLLHALDGGTVATVLGLDSQLVRAGYTVVSVDVRGTGQSQGLWDTLGEREQLDTREVIEWSARQPWSNGRVAMSGGSYAGINQLRAAENAPKPLQAIFPVEPGSDLMRDVVAPGGGVGVTFLPLWLNQVNQAKLMPDVQAMLNGTFDWQWLSDRMADPATNYDLLAQALLTPSLRNMPPALADALDEKSAFRQGIMGHPEKITVPTFVYGGWHDIFANSATTLYNDIPLPPGRKQLIVGDTYHANPGAGTGTTGAPPRLDVLQRAWFDHWLKDIDNGITDYGPVIVWEQGGAWVVLDQFPQRGMTHRRVYLSSAPSGTTSDSVHDGSLTEHPGAADQLTVAPGLTNLCSRDAAQGSAGITGALDMCAKDSRIAERNGLTFTSDTIAERTVLSGPINVHLNTVHDAEDGYWNVTVNDVAPDGTSTVLSTGQLTASMRAIDEARSTRSPNGDLTAPHNPLTLDSVQQVVPGQPVALDIAVIPIQAALEPGHRLRLDVFAGNSPKALAFRPMLNNTELKPQHLALDPAAPSFVNLPTDRPLFVSPDQPAQAAPRSAVAPTSQQVPAPRPAQAPTPPTVPTTTPHQVPAPTSQPAQAQVPPAYPTTPPAPAPRAVPAAPPAQPPVAPRQAQVPEETTGPAAPEIPVPTTGPVTTTGQPRVAGN from the coding sequence ATGCGGCTGTACCGGGTTCACGGACTCGCGGCCGCGGCCGCCACCGTGGTCGTCGTCCTGACCGTGATCCTGGTGGTGATGGCGCAATCCGCGCGTCACCACGTCGACCGCGACACCGCCCCCGCCGTATCGGCGGCCGAACTGGGCGAGCAGTGGACCGCGCTACACGACGGTCCGCAGCCTTATCCCGAGACGCAGATCGACAAAGACGTGCTCATCAGTATGAGCGACGGTGTGGTGCTGAAAGCCGATGTGTACCGGCCCGCGGCGGCGGGCGGTCAGGCGGAGACCCGCCCGCTGCCCACGATCGTCACCATGACGCCGTATTCGAAGATGATGTCGAGCCTCATCGATTCGGCCATGGGCAATCCCGAAGTGCGGCAGTGGACGATGGACCTGGTGCGCCGGATCAACCTGTCCGGGACCCCGATCAGCGGCTTCGAGGATCTGTTGCACGCCCTGGACGGCGGCACCGTGGCGACCGTGCTCGGGCTCGACAGTCAGCTCGTACGCGCCGGGTACACAGTGGTCTCGGTGGATGTGCGCGGCACCGGCCAGTCGCAGGGACTGTGGGACACCCTGGGCGAGCGCGAACAACTCGACACCCGGGAAGTGATCGAATGGTCGGCGCGGCAGCCGTGGTCCAACGGGCGGGTCGCGATGAGCGGTGGTTCCTATGCCGGGATCAACCAGTTGCGTGCCGCCGAGAACGCGCCGAAACCGCTGCAGGCCATTTTCCCGGTCGAACCGGGCAGCGACCTCATGCGCGATGTGGTCGCGCCGGGCGGCGGTGTGGGCGTGACCTTCCTGCCGCTGTGGCTGAACCAGGTGAACCAGGCGAAACTCATGCCGGATGTGCAGGCCATGCTCAACGGCACCTTCGACTGGCAGTGGCTCAGCGACCGGATGGCCGATCCCGCCACGAATTACGATCTGCTGGCCCAGGCGCTGCTCACGCCGTCGCTGCGCAATATGCCGCCGGCATTGGCCGACGCGCTGGACGAGAAGAGCGCGTTCCGGCAGGGCATCATGGGGCATCCGGAGAAGATCACCGTCCCGACCTTCGTCTACGGCGGCTGGCACGATATCTTCGCCAACAGCGCGACCACCCTCTACAACGACATTCCGTTGCCGCCGGGTCGCAAACAGCTCATCGTGGGCGACACCTACCACGCCAATCCCGGTGCCGGGACCGGAACGACCGGGGCCCCACCGCGACTGGACGTCCTGCAGCGCGCGTGGTTCGACCACTGGCTCAAGGACATCGACAACGGCATCACCGACTACGGGCCGGTGATCGTGTGGGAACAGGGCGGCGCCTGGGTGGTCCTCGACCAGTTCCCGCAGCGGGGGATGACCCACCGGCGGGTGTACCTGTCGAGCGCTCCCAGCGGCACCACCTCCGACAGCGTGCACGACGGATCGCTGACCGAGCACCCGGGCGCCGCGGACCAGCTCACGGTCGCTCCCGGCCTGACCAATCTGTGCTCACGGGACGCGGCGCAGGGCTCGGCGGGGATCACCGGGGCACTGGACATGTGCGCCAAGGATTCTCGTATCGCCGAACGCAACGGGCTCACCTTCACCAGCGATACGATCGCCGAGCGCACGGTTCTGTCCGGCCCGATCAATGTGCATCTCAACACCGTGCACGACGCCGAGGACGGCTACTGGAACGTGACCGTCAACGATGTGGCGCCCGACGGCACGTCGACCGTGCTGAGCACCGGGCAGCTCACCGCCTCGATGCGGGCGATCGACGAAGCTCGTAGCACCCGCTCACCGAACGGCGACCTCACCGCACCGCACAACCCGCTCACCCTCGACAGCGTGCAGCAGGTGGTGCCCGGTCAGCCGGTCGCGCTGGATATCGCGGTCATTCCGATCCAGGCCGCGCTCGAACCCGGCCATCGGTTGCGCCTCGATGTCTTCGCCGGGAATTCGCCCAAGGCGCTGGCCTTCCGGCCCATGCTCAACAACACCGAACTCAAGCCCCAACATCTGGCGCTGGACCCGGCCGCGCCGAGTTTCGTCAACCTCCCCACCGACCGGCCCCTGTTCGTCTCCCCGGACCAACCGGCCCAGGCCGCCCCGAGGTCGGCCGTAGCGCCGACTTCGCAGCAGGTGCCGGCGCCGCGTCCGGCCCAGGCGCCCACCCCGCCGACCGTTCCCACCACCACACCCCACCAGGTTCCGGCCCCCACCTCACAGCCCGCGCAGGCCCAGGTCCCGCCGGCATATCCCACGACCCCGCCCGCTCCGGCGCCGCGGGCCGTCCCGGCCGCGCCCCCGGCGCAGCCACCGGTAGCACCGCGGCAGGCCCAGGTCCCGGAAGAAACCACCGGGCCGGCCGCACCCGAAATCCCGGTGCCGACCACGGGCCCGGTCACCACCACCGGACAGCCGCGGGTCGCCGGCAACTGA
- a CDS encoding adenylate/guanylate cyclase domain-containing protein translates to MVSQERADLVRAAAEASLLAGSRRYNRNEVAEKAEVTPDLARRLWVSLGFPASEDDSARDYTDADIAAIQRFREVGILAGADARQQAATARTIGQTMARLAEWQVDLVLDEIDRRVAAAGPGADPDRITRAATAETVELLESLLSYAWRRHLDAALARNLGETTVAADSTRVLAVGFADMVGYTRLTRHLHPDELSTLLEAFESTTTEAISENGGWVIKNVGDEVMFAAESPLAAARIALALQESTMTVGTTPELRVALAYGPVLQRFGDLYGSVVNIAARLTGVARPGTILVDDGLAPELDGEAEFSVRQLRSVRVRGFNRLRPHLLRRNGKSSH, encoded by the coding sequence ATGGTGTCGCAGGAGAGAGCCGATCTGGTGCGAGCGGCGGCCGAGGCGAGCCTGCTCGCGGGCAGCCGCCGCTACAACCGCAACGAGGTGGCCGAGAAGGCCGAGGTAACGCCTGATCTGGCGCGGCGCCTGTGGGTATCGCTGGGTTTTCCGGCGAGCGAGGACGACAGCGCGCGCGATTACACCGATGCCGATATCGCGGCCATCCAGCGGTTCCGGGAGGTCGGCATCCTGGCCGGCGCGGACGCCCGGCAGCAGGCCGCGACGGCTCGCACTATCGGCCAGACCATGGCCCGCCTCGCCGAATGGCAGGTCGACCTGGTGCTGGACGAGATCGATCGCCGGGTCGCCGCGGCCGGACCGGGCGCGGACCCGGACCGGATCACCCGCGCGGCCACCGCCGAGACGGTGGAGTTGCTGGAGAGTCTGCTGTCCTATGCCTGGCGGCGTCATCTCGACGCCGCGCTCGCCCGGAATCTCGGGGAGACCACGGTCGCCGCGGACTCGACCCGGGTGCTGGCCGTCGGGTTCGCGGATATGGTCGGCTACACCCGGCTCACCCGCCACCTGCACCCCGACGAACTGTCCACCCTGCTGGAGGCGTTCGAATCCACCACCACCGAGGCGATCTCCGAGAACGGCGGCTGGGTGATCAAGAATGTCGGCGACGAAGTGATGTTCGCGGCCGAATCGCCGCTGGCGGCGGCGCGGATCGCGTTGGCCCTGCAGGAGTCCACCATGACCGTCGGCACCACACCGGAACTGCGGGTCGCGCTCGCCTATGGTCCGGTGCTGCAGCGTTTCGGCGACCTGTACGGGTCGGTGGTGAACATCGCCGCCCGGCTCACCGGCGTCGCCCGCCCCGGCACGATCCTGGTGGACGACGGTCTCGCGCCGGAACTGGACGGGGAGGCGGAGTTCAGCGTCCGGCAGTTGCGCAGCGTCCGGGTCCGGGGGTTCAACCGGCTGCGGCCACATCTGCTCCGGCGCAATGGAAAATCATCACACTGA
- a CDS encoding DUF1330 domain-containing protein, with protein MAKGYVIVTELIKDPAGMAEYGKAAAKAMSDGVKILAIDTEFEVLEGEWPATQTVVLEFESTAAARAWYESEEYQAAVPLRQAAADCNAVIVNGL; from the coding sequence ATGGCCAAGGGCTATGTCATCGTCACCGAGCTGATCAAGGACCCGGCCGGTATGGCCGAATACGGCAAAGCCGCCGCCAAGGCGATGTCGGACGGTGTGAAGATCCTGGCGATCGATACCGAGTTCGAGGTCCTCGAGGGGGAGTGGCCCGCCACCCAGACGGTGGTGCTGGAGTTCGAGTCCACCGCGGCCGCCCGTGCCTGGTACGAATCCGAGGAGTACCAGGCCGCTGTCCCGCTGCGGCAGGCGGCGGCCGACTGCAACGCGGTGATCGTCAACGGGCTCTGA
- a CDS encoding SHOCT domain-containing protein produces the protein MVFRGGRVGRPGLLGTVARTAVVAGTARATSNAVDRRAQRRAGEQQAYAQQQQAYEQPPAQYAPPPPEQSEDDLVAKLERLGRLRDAGTLSDQEFAAAKAQLLR, from the coding sequence ATGGTGTTCAGAGGAGGGCGAGTAGGCCGGCCGGGGCTGCTGGGCACCGTTGCCCGCACCGCGGTGGTGGCCGGGACCGCCCGCGCGACCTCCAATGCCGTCGACCGGCGCGCGCAGCGGCGGGCGGGTGAGCAGCAGGCGTACGCGCAGCAGCAGCAGGCCTACGAGCAGCCGCCGGCGCAGTACGCGCCGCCGCCGCCCGAGCAGTCCGAGGACGACCTGGTCGCCAAGCTGGAGCGTCTCGGCCGGCTACGTGATGCCGGCACGCTGTCGGATCAGGAGTTCGCGGCCGCCAAGGCCCAGCTGCTGCGGTAG
- a CDS encoding DUF6325 family protein gives MTNDRLGPVELAVLTFPADRVAPTVVDALREVVDHGAATIIDLIYLAKTSDGDIVQLEVDEPLDDVGLGGLSVDPRGLVSDTDLDVVRETLEPGMSAVVVVYEQTWARELGATVAAAGGELALHVQIPRDAVDAALAAS, from the coding sequence ATGACGAACGACCGCCTCGGCCCTGTGGAGCTGGCCGTGCTGACCTTTCCCGCGGACCGCGTCGCACCGACGGTGGTGGACGCGCTGCGGGAGGTGGTCGATCACGGTGCCGCGACGATCATCGATCTGATCTACCTGGCGAAGACCTCCGACGGCGATATCGTCCAGCTCGAGGTGGACGAACCGCTGGACGACGTCGGACTGGGCGGGTTGTCCGTCGATCCGCGCGGCCTGGTCAGCGACACCGATCTGGACGTGGTGCGCGAAACCCTCGAGCCGGGGATGTCGGCCGTGGTGGTGGTGTACGAGCAGACCTGGGCCCGCGAACTGGGCGCCACCGTCGCCGCGGCGGGCGGTGAACTGGCATTGCACGTCCAGATCCCGCGCGACGCCGTGGACGCGGCGCTCGCCGCCTCGTGA